From the genome of Actinomycetota bacterium:
GATTCAAGTTGGCTCCCGGCACCGAGTTAGAGTAAGAATACGGTATTTACTAGCGCGATTTACTAGTGTGATTTAAGTGAAGGTCTAAGGAGCACCTGGCTGAGGGTAGCATAGCCCTCAGCCAGGTGCTCCTTAACTTATTACATAAAATGCCGGTTCGCGTTGGCCAGCGCGCAGAATTTGCCGCACATCGTACAATTGTGCTCGGCCCCCGGGCTGCGGTCGTCGCGCATCGCCCGTGCGTCCTGGCCGAAGAGCGCGTGCGAGAATTGTCTCTCCCAGTCGAGGTCGCGACGGGCGCGCGACATATCGAGGTCGCGCTCGGCCACCCTGCCGCGCAGCTTCACGATATCACCGGCGTGGGCCGCAACTTTGGCGGCCTTGACCCCGATGCGCACGTCCTCCTCGTTGGGAAGCCCCAGGTGCTCGGCGGGGGTGATGTAGCAGAGAAGGTCGGCCCCGTAGCGGCTCGACATGGCGATGCCGATCGCCGCCGTTATGTGGTCGTAGCCCGCGCCGACATCGGTGACGAGCGGCCCGAGCATGTAGTAGGGCGCGCCTCCCGACATCTTCTTCTCGAGGATGATGCTCGCTTCTACTTCGTCGAGCGGAACGTGGCCGGGGCCCTCGACCATCACCTGACAGTCCATCTCGCGGGCGGCCTCCGCCAGCTCGCAGTTGATGAGCAGCTCCTGAATTTGCGCGCGGTCGAGTGAGTCGGCGATCGCGCCGGCGCGCAGGCCGTTGCCGAGGCTTAAGACCGTATCGTATTTCTTCAGTATCTCGACGACCTTATCGAATCTCTCGTAGAATGGGTTGTCTTTCTCGTTGGCGAGCATCCAGCCGACCATCGTCGCGCCGCCTTTTGAGACGAGGCCCCCGTGACGGTACCCCTGCCGCTTGAGGCGCTCTATCGTGTAGAGGTTGATGCCGCAATGGACGGCCATAAAGGCCACACCGTCGGCGCACTGGCGCTCGAGCACGTCAAAAAGGAGTTCCTCGGTGAGTTTGTTGGGGTCGCCATAGCGCTCGGTCGCCTCACAGAAGGCCTGGTAGAGCGGGACCGTGCCGACCGGCAGCGGTGTCGCCTCGATGATTGCGCGCCGTATCGCGTCGAGGTCGCCACCGACGCTCAGCTCCATGAGCGTGTCCGCGCCGCTCTCGAGCGCGACCGCGGCCTTTCGAAGCTCGAGGTCGAGGTCGGCTATCTCGGTCGAGGTGCCGATGCTTGCGTTGACCTTGCTGCTCAGGCCGTATCCAATGCCTACCGGCCGCGAGTCCTGTCGCAAGCCGCCGA
Proteins encoded in this window:
- the thiC gene encoding phosphomethylpyrimidine synthase ThiC gives rise to the protein MKTQLELARDGHISEEMRKVAHVEGIDVEILRQRIAKGTVIIVGGLRQDSRPVGIGYGLSSKVNASIGTSTEIADLDLELRKAAVALESGADTLMELSVGGDLDAIRRAIIEATPLPVGTVPLYQAFCEATERYGDPNKLTEELLFDVLERQCADGVAFMAVHCGINLYTIERLKRQGYRHGGLVSKGGATMVGWMLANEKDNPFYERFDKVVEILKKYDTVLSLGNGLRAGAIADSLDRAQIQELLINCELAEAAREMDCQVMVEGPGHVPLDEVEASIILEKKMSGGAPYYMLGPLVTDVGAGYDHITAAIGIAMSSRYGADLLCYITPAEHLGLPNEEDVRIGVKAAKVAAHAGDIVKLRGRVAERDLDMSRARRDLDWERQFSHALFGQDARAMRDDRSPGAEHNCTMCGKFCALANANRHFM